Genomic window (Acidobacteriota bacterium):
TCCTTAAGGATTTCGCGCAGGCTTACGGACGCCGCTCGCGCGAGATCACCGACGACGCCATCGAGACGCTCACGCGCTATGCCTGGCCGGGAAATATCCGCGAGCTGCGCAACGTGATCGAGCGCATCGTGATCATGAATCCCACGGCCGGCAAGCTCGATCGCAAGCATCTGCCGCCGCTCGTCTATCGCGAAGGCGCCAAGCGGCAGGGCTCGGAGTTCTCGACGCTGCACCAGGCGCGCGCCGCTTACGAGCGCGACTACATCCTGAAGAAGCTCGACGAGAACCACGGCAACGTGAGCCGGACCGCCGAAGTCCTCGGCCTGGAACGCTCACACTTGTATCGGAAGATGAAGACGCTGGGGATCGCGGTGAAAGAGTAGTTCGTTTTTTATTTGCCTCCCGAGCGCGGCGAGGGAACCCAATCGTCTCAAAATGCTTGGCTCGGTAGGGATTCCTCGCTGCGCTCGGAATGTAAAAACAAGCAGGCTACTCGTCGACCGGTTCCTCTTCCAGCGACCCAAGATCCTGCAACTGCTTGCGCCAGTCCAGGTCATCGACAAACCCGCGCGACTGCCGCCAATCCGGTTGCACCTTCACGAATAATTCCAGGAAGACTTTCACGCCCAACAGTTTCTCGATGTCGATGCGCGCGGTGGTGCCGATCCTCTTGATCATCTCGCCGGCGCGTCCTACCACGATCTTTTTCTGGCCATCGCGCTCCACGAAGATGGCCGCCGCGATGCGCGTGACTTTCTCTTTCTCCTCCCACTGCTCCACCCGGACGGCGGCCGCGTACGGCACCTCCTCCGCGGTGTGCATGAGCACTTTCTCGCGGATGATCTCCGCCGCCAAAAAGCGCTCGGGCTGGTCCGTGATCTGGTCCTGGGGAAAGAACGGCTGTCCGTTGGGCAGCGCGTTGGCGATCTTCCCAATCAACGTCTCCAGGCCTTCCTTCTTCTTCGCCGAGATGGGGATGATCTCCTGGAACTCGTGCCGCTGGCTCCAATCCGCCATCACCGGCAGCAGCTTCTGCTTGTGGACCACGTCCACTTTGTTGAGCAGCAGGAAAACGGGGCCGCCCGCGTTCTTGACCGCGTCGAGCGTGAACTGGTCGCCGGTGCCGAATTTCTGCGTGGCGTCCACGATGAGCAGCGTGAGATCACGCGAGGCGAGCGCGTCATAGACCTCCTGCATCATCCGGCGATTGAGTTGCGAATCGGGTTTGTGGACGCCGGGCGTATCCACCAGCACGATCTGCGCCGCGGGTACGCCCTTTTTCGCGCGCAGGTTCAGGATGCCAAGTATGCGATTGCGCGTGGTCTGCGGCTTGTGCGTGACGATGGCGACCTTCTGCCCGATGAGCGCGTTGAGCAGGGTCGACTTGCCTGCGTTGGGCCGCCCGATGATGGAAACGAATCCTGCGCGCATGGTCCCTCTTAGGCGCGCTTGGCGGTGCGCGGTTCTTTCTGCCGCGAAGCTTTCGGCTGCGGCTCCTTCGTATCCGGTTCGCGAGCGCCGATACGGCTGATGCGCACGCGCTCGATGAGGCGGTCGGTGGAATCGAGCACCTCAAAGCGCAGCCCTTCATCTTCCACTACCGCGCCAGCTTCGGGGATGCGTCCCATCAACTCGCTCACCAGCCCACCGACCGTGGTGGCTTCGCGCGGCTCCCGACGCAGGTCGAACAACTGCGCGATGCGGTCGATATCCATGTTGCCGGGCACAACGTAGGAGTTCGGATTCTCGTGCACGATGTCGGCCTTGGCTTCGTGCTCGTCGCGGATCTCGCCGACGATCTCTTCCACCAGGTCTTCAATGGTCACGATACCGGCGAGCGAGCCATATTCGTCGATCACGATGGCCATGTGGATGTTCTCGCGCTGCATCTCGCGCAGCAACAGTGAAACGCGCTTGGTCTCGGGGACGTAGTACGCCTGCCGCATCATCTCGCCCACGGTACGTTGCTTGGCTTCCGAGTCGGGGATCTGCAGCACGTCTTGCGCGAACACGATGCCCTTGATCTTGTCGATGCTCTCGTCGTACACCGGCACGCGCGAGTACGGCTTGGTGCGTTGCAGCTCGATGAACTGCTCCACACTCATGGCCGCCGGCACCGCGACCACCTCCGGCCGCGGCGTCATCACCTCGCGCACCGTCTTCTCGCTGAACTCCACGACCGAGTGGATGAGGTCGCGGTCCGCTTCCTCGAGGATGCCCTCTTCCTGTCCCGCTTCGATCAGCGCGTCCACCGCCTCGGAAGGATGTTCGGGATGC
Coding sequences:
- the era gene encoding GTPase Era, with amino-acid sequence MRAGFVSIIGRPNAGKSTLLNALIGQKVAIVTHKPQTTRNRILGILNLRAKKGVPAAQIVLVDTPGVHKPDSQLNRRMMQEVYDALASRDLTLLIVDATQKFGTGDQFTLDAVKNAGGPVFLLLNKVDVVHKQKLLPVMADWSQRHEFQEIIPISAKKKEGLETLIGKIANALPNGQPFFPQDQITDQPERFLAAEIIREKVLMHTAEEVPYAAAVRVEQWEEKEKVTRIAAAIFVERDGQKKIVVGRAGEMIKRIGTTARIDIEKLLGVKVFLELFVKVQPDWRQSRGFVDDLDWRKQLQDLGSLEEEPVDE
- a CDS encoding hemolysin family protein, which encodes MIWAIVPAMVVLLGLLTLASYVERVYNEMGKFLAREFQENIECYEREVEPRLGVSRQRASLSMSVLTQLITAAFSLLTAYYVFFDATWSAGELVRAGVIVIFAIIIFNRLLPFVLFTRTKGEWLRPFRLVLRVLIWIVFPITVILGFALSVAALAETTEPEHPEHPSEAVDALIEAGQEEGILEEADRDLIHSVVEFSEKTVREVMTPRPEVVAVPAAMSVEQFIELQRTKPYSRVPVYDESIDKIKGIVFAQDVLQIPDSEAKQRTVGEMMRQAYYVPETKRVSLLLREMQRENIHMAIVIDEYGSLAGIVTIEDLVEEIVGEIRDEHEAKADIVHENPNSYVVPGNMDIDRIAQLFDLRREPREATTVGGLVSELMGRIPEAGAVVEDEGLRFEVLDSTDRLIERVRISRIGAREPDTKEPQPKASRQKEPRTAKRA